The Acropora muricata isolate sample 2 chromosome 4, ASM3666990v1, whole genome shotgun sequence genome contains the following window.
AAGCAACATTGTCGAGATACATTTCTTCATCTGATTCTTCCAGCAGAATCAAAGAGTTGGTTGATGTCTTATGCCAACGGACTTTAAAGGACAAAGAATTCGCACCTTTAGCAGGCAAGGTTGCCAACAAACTTTGTTCTGATGAATCTTTTGGAGGTACTTTCAGAGGGACTTTACTGAAAAGCACACAAGAAATTTACAAAAACAGGGAAGATATTCGTAAGAAATCAATTGGTGAATGGTTTGGTTTAGCAGCCTTAATATGCGAGCTTTTTAATCATTTACGTACCGGAGGCGCCCCGTTAAAAGTCTTAGCTGGAGCAGTATACCAAACTTTGcgtgaattattattgataaaagGTGATCCTTCCAGATGTCAAGAAGAGCTCGAGGAGGACGAAGTTGACTGTTTTTACCAACATTTGAAAACAGTAGGAAAGAGTTTAGAAGAGGCAGATACGGTGAGTCAAATGGCCATGATCTTCTGCACGAACAGGTGCACTCTGTGCAaggttttcttttcaaattgagCAAGATATGGATGGTCTTTTAGAGGCAGAAACAATCTTGGCACACAGTGCTTAAAGGCGCAAATTTGCCTGTGAGACTTGGTTTAGTTGCCAGTGGCAGAGCCCTTCAAAGGGGAGCAAAAGTCACCAGCCCCcagctgaaaaggaaaactctgtctTTATATTATCTGGCGGAGGTCATTGTACCTAGGTTTAGGATTCTTTGTTTTCAGTGAGATAAAATGGTCAAGTGACATAGTGGTACGTACAAGTAAGGGCATGGAACTTGAAATCCAGTGATTCCAGGATCCACTCTAACCACCAATTGGACTTGTCCTGAGTACTGCCTGGTCCACGTCCTTTGCTGTGCTTGTTGATTAAGCCAACAAGCCTGTCATTTTCTAATAGTTATTAGTCTTCCAAAAAAATTGACTAGAAAAATTGATTCTAGAATTCTAGAGAATTCTAGAAAAATTGACTGTCTTTGAGGTGAGCATTTAGTTGCTTGGAGGTTTTTCTGCCTGTTTCATAtggtgaaagggttaatttctaaagaaactgtggtgctgcattgaTGGGAAagagaaacatgaaaatttgctcTCAGAAAAGTTAAGATTCAAATAGATTGTTTCCGTCATCACTGTCCAAAATCAACAACTAAAGatccaccaaagtttttatccctATCAGGCTTAAGAGGTGGTatatttatatctgtttacaattttacagctcaatagcttgcttcgtttggaaaccagagcattttgaatttctggatTACGTaggtgcgtgacacaagacTACGATcgaatttgctgaaaaaaatatacttatctcacaatgttgagcccttttagaagtttgagcattaggaaaagtgcttatgtAAATACTTATTTCTTCAGTGCTGATAATGAGTCGCCTGGAGACCCAAAGTAAGTTCTAGAcgtttacactattttccggccgccatattggtgtaccacagaggtacaccaatatggcgttttcatactgggctctgtaaatttctgcgaaaaaATTCGACAAATATCTGTAGTTTGGGGAAACGCACAGGCCTAAAACTTGGACAAGTGTCTTATTTCGTTGACTTCTATAACATCACAATTTCGTAGCTTTTTGCACTGGATAgttttttatttatcttttttattgcgtgacagtgaaaacgatctattgaCTCTGTAAGACAATAGCAGAACTGATTTTTCAACTGTTAACCCTTCATCATTGCTCTTTCAGCCTTGTAATTTTCATACATGTATAATTTGGCCTTCGTCAACTTCTTTGAtactaataattgttatataatAAGCTCAGTTACACacacattctgattggttctcacttgtgatctattggaggacagattCATAGATGACGATAGCActtgattcaagtttgacagttgcgtgattctttgaaccaatcacaatactTTTATAAGCATAGCAA
Protein-coding sequences here:
- the LOC136915454 gene encoding MIF4G domain-containing protein B-like encodes the protein MASTAARGRGFGRGRGFGISKTETRPGESSDEQKNSSSKDAAENVNLTDVLGDLTDANFEEKEATLSRYISSSDSSSRIKELVDVLCQRTLKDKEFAPLAGKVANKLCSDESFGGTFRGTLLKSTQEIYKNREDIRKKSIGEWFGLAALICELFNHLRTGGAPLKVLAGAVYQTLRELLLIKGDPSRCQEELEEDEVDCFYQHLKTVGKSLEEADTGKMDQLFGVIRDTILADDTTAKTRCLLVELLELRLHKYDLGSDVQSYYCDKLSDIMAQEI